The sequence CGACACCGGAACGGGTTAGAGCTGGATCACGTCCATCAGTTTCTGAAAGAACGCCGTTGCGAAGGGCGCGAGGAACGACCCTTTCACGCCCGCGGCGACCTTGGGCGACACCGCGCCCTTGACGATCACCGCCAGAATCACACCCACGCCCAGAAAACCCTTCGCGCCGCCGAACGCGGCGCCCAGCGCGCGGTTCGCGCCGGTCAGGTCGAGTTTCTTCGCACCCTTCGACAGCATGACGCCGACCGACGCGAAGCCGAAGGTCGTCACCAGGAAGAGCAGCAGAAAGGCCGCGAAACGTCCCAGCCCCGCGTTCACGCCCAGCATCTTCGAGAACCACGATCCGATCGGACCGTACAGGTTGGTCGACAGAAAAATCGCGACGATGAAGCCGAGAAAGGTCAGGAACTCGTTGAAGAATCCCTTGACGTATCCCTTACCGGCAAAAATCGCGACGACGACCAGAATGACCAGGTCGATATACGGCATGAATCGTTCGTGACCCGAGAAAAAGACGCTCGATTGAGGGGACTCTACAGGCGGGCCAGAGCTTTTTCAACCTGCTCCTTGATCCGCTTCCCGTCCGCGGCTCCCGCCGCTTTCGCGATCACCGCCTTCATCACCTTGCCCATGTCGCGCGGCGACGTCGCACCCGTCTCGCGAACCGCCTCGTCCACCAGCGACACCAGTTCTTCGTCCGTCAGTTCTTTCGGCATGTAGGCATCGAGCACCGCGATCTCGGCGGCTTCGGTCGCGGCCAGATCCTCGCGACCCGCCTTGCGATACGCCTCGATCGAATCCCTGCGCTGGCTGACGGCCCGCTTCAAAACGGAAAGGGCGTCCTGTTCGGACAGGTCGCCCTTTTCGATCTTCACCTTGTTCAGATCGGACTTGACCATGCGCAGAACCGAGACCCGAACGGTCTCGTGGCTTTTCATCGCGGCAATCAGATCCTGATTCACCCGTGCGAGCCAATCGGTCACGGCCGTCCCCTCCGAAGGATTACGTGCGCTCCAGCTTGCGGAGCTTCTTGAGCAG comes from Deltaproteobacteria bacterium and encodes:
- a CDS encoding GatB/YqeY domain-containing protein → MTDWLARVNQDLIAAMKSHETVRVSVLRMVKSDLNKVKIEKGDLSEQDALSVLKRAVSQRRDSIEAYRKAGREDLAATEAAEIAVLDAYMPKELTDEELVSLVDEAVRETGATSPRDMGKVMKAVIAKAAGAADGKRIKEQVEKALARL
- a CDS encoding CvpA family protein, encoding MPYIDLVILVVVAIFAGKGYVKGFFNEFLTFLGFIVAIFLSTNLYGPIGSWFSKMLGVNAGLGRFAAFLLLFLVTTFGFASVGVMLSKGAKKLDLTGANRALGAAFGGAKGFLGVGVILAVIVKGAVSPKVAAGVKGSFLAPFATAFFQKLMDVIQL